A stretch of the Sphingomonas sp. CL5.1 genome encodes the following:
- a CDS encoding DUF1971 domain-containing protein — protein sequence MMQTGSASAPTDSRARAQAQEQAQVEFRRAMKIIALAAVLMAAGALWYLSLSGPLTVTMVVATTLGVLISVVLGCGLFAAAFFSDKSGYDQNVSDATRVKAPQPNPTALPEGLESYKSTDEFTDRTVPAALLADHNTKAGTWGLIRVTAGMLRYRVTDPRRAPLETILTPDTLPGIVEPTILHHVEPVPGARFHVEFWRAREG from the coding sequence ATGATGCAGACCGGATCGGCAAGCGCCCCCACGGACTCTCGCGCACGGGCGCAGGCCCAGGAACAGGCGCAGGTGGAGTTCCGCCGCGCGATGAAGATCATCGCCCTCGCGGCGGTGCTGATGGCGGCGGGCGCCTTGTGGTATCTGTCGCTCTCGGGGCCGCTCACCGTCACGATGGTCGTCGCGACGACCTTGGGGGTGCTGATCTCGGTCGTGCTCGGCTGCGGGCTGTTCGCGGCGGCGTTCTTCAGCGACAAGAGCGGCTACGACCAGAACGTCTCCGACGCGACCCGCGTCAAGGCGCCGCAGCCCAATCCGACCGCGCTGCCTGAGGGGCTGGAATCATACAAGAGCACCGACGAGTTCACCGACCGGACGGTGCCCGCCGCGTTGCTCGCCGACCATAATACCAAGGCCGGCACCTGGGGGCTGATCCGCGTCACCGCCGGCATGTTGCGCTATCGCGTCACCGATCCGCGCCGCGCGCCGCTCGAGACGATCCTGACCCCGGACACGCTGCCGGGCATCGTCGAGCCGACGATCCTCCATCATGTCGAGCCGGTCCCCGGCGCCCGCTTCCACGTCGAATTCTGGCGCGCGCGGGAAGGCTAG
- a CDS encoding group III truncated hemoglobin, translated as MEHPAEIEEAALERLIPLFYARVREDDELGPVFNDAIADWPEHLDKLVAFWSSVMLTSGRYKGNPMMAHIKHIRRITPELFDRWLALWKATTDEVMPPAAAAALQAKAARISESLQLGMFFRLDPSSRPGRAAA; from the coding sequence GTGGAGCATCCCGCCGAGATCGAGGAAGCCGCGCTGGAGCGTCTGATCCCGCTGTTCTACGCGCGCGTCCGCGAGGATGACGAGCTTGGCCCGGTGTTCAACGACGCGATCGCCGACTGGCCGGAGCATCTCGACAAGCTGGTCGCCTTCTGGTCGTCGGTGATGCTGACCAGCGGGCGCTACAAGGGCAATCCGATGATGGCGCATATCAAGCACATCAGGCGGATCACGCCGGAATTGTTCGACCGCTGGCTCGCGCTGTGGAAGGCGACGACCGACGAGGTGATGCCGCCCGCCGCAGCCGCCGCGTTGCAGGCGAAGGCCGCGCGCATCTCCGAGAGCCTTCAGCTCGGGATGTTCTTCCGCCTCGATCCGTCCTCGCGGCCGGGCCGCGCGGCCGCCTGA
- a CDS encoding Rrf2 family transcriptional regulator, whose product MRLTRYTDYAMRVLLYLGARPDRLCSIAEVSRAYGISQNHLMKVVNDLANAGYVASVRGRGGGIRLGRKPEEINVGALVRHTEDGFELVDCGDCLISPACGLTVALAGALAAFMAVLDGYTLQDLLTVRPDIVKLFAARERALATCPG is encoded by the coding sequence ATGCGCCTGACGCGCTATACCGATTATGCGATGCGCGTGCTGCTCTACCTCGGCGCGCGGCCGGATCGGCTGTGCTCGATCGCGGAGGTATCGCGCGCTTATGGCATCTCGCAGAACCATCTGATGAAGGTGGTGAACGATCTCGCCAATGCCGGCTATGTAGCCAGCGTGCGCGGCCGGGGCGGCGGCATCCGGCTGGGCCGCAAGCCGGAGGAGATCAACGTCGGCGCGCTCGTCCGCCATACCGAGGACGGGTTCGAACTGGTCGATTGCGGGGATTGTCTCATCTCCCCCGCGTGCGGGCTGACTGTCGCACTGGCCGGGGCGCTCGCCGCGTTCATGGCGGTGCTCGACGGCTATACGCTCCAGGACCTGCTCACCGTGCGCCCCGACATCGTGAAATTGTTCGCCGCGCGGGAGCGAGCGCTGGCGACCTGCCCCGGCTGA
- a CDS encoding LysR family transcriptional regulator produces the protein MDIGIARTFLEVVKTGSFVSAAANLNLTQTAVSARIRVLEEQLDRPVFIRNKAGARLTPAGEHFLRFATTLVQVWEGARRAVALPPGREAVVTIGAELSLWSPLLRHWLLWMRRECPEIAVSAQIDTSERLLERVQNGSLDMAVIYAAPRRPGLIAELLFEEKLVLVRTTPAARPLGAEDHVDIDWGEDFAASYHAAFPDRPKAVVSISYGPLALDYLLATGGSGYFRQGAIRSYLEEGRLALVPDSPEFSYSAYAVHSSKADPGAMDRVRAGLRAAAAMTG, from the coding sequence ATGGATATCGGCATCGCGCGCACCTTCCTGGAGGTGGTCAAGACCGGCAGCTTCGTCAGCGCCGCCGCCAACCTCAACCTGACGCAGACCGCGGTGAGCGCGCGCATCCGCGTGCTGGAGGAGCAGCTCGACCGGCCGGTGTTCATCCGCAACAAGGCGGGCGCGCGGCTGACCCCGGCGGGCGAGCATTTCCTGCGCTTCGCGACCACCCTGGTGCAGGTGTGGGAGGGCGCGCGCCGCGCCGTCGCGTTGCCGCCGGGGCGCGAGGCGGTGGTGACGATCGGCGCGGAGCTGAGCCTGTGGAGCCCGCTGCTGCGCCACTGGCTGCTGTGGATGCGGCGCGAATGCCCGGAGATCGCGGTGAGCGCGCAGATCGACACCTCCGAGCGGCTGCTGGAGCGCGTGCAGAACGGCTCGCTCGACATGGCGGTGATCTATGCCGCGCCGCGCCGACCGGGGCTGATCGCGGAGCTGCTGTTCGAGGAGAAGCTGGTGCTGGTGCGCACCACGCCCGCCGCCCGGCCGCTCGGCGCGGAGGATCATGTCGATATCGACTGGGGCGAGGATTTCGCGGCCAGCTATCATGCCGCCTTCCCCGACAGGCCCAAGGCGGTGGTGTCGATCAGCTACGGCCCGCTCGCGCTGGATTATCTGCTGGCGACCGGCGGCAGCGGTTATTTCCGGCAAGGGGCGATCCGCTCCTATCTGGAGGAGGGGCGGCTGGCGCTGGTGCCGGACAGCCCGGAATTCTCCTATTCCGCCTATGCCGTCCATTCATCGAAAGCCGATCCGGGGGCGATGGATCGCGTGCGCGCCGGCCTGCGCGCGGCGGCGGCGATGACGGGATAG